One stretch of Natranaerovirga pectinivora DNA includes these proteins:
- the aspS gene encoding aspartate--tRNA ligase produces MGESMQGLKRSHRCTELSMENIDQKVLVMGWVQKRRDLGGVIFLDLRDRSGVLQVVIDTSTIGADLFKKAEKIRSEFVVAIEGVVEKRSDETINKNIATGEIEIRANDLRLLSEAETPPFQIEENSNVKEELRLKYRYLDLRRPDLQRNLIMRNAVSILTREFLNQEGFLEIETPMLTKSTPEGARDYLVPSRVHPGNFYALPQSPQIFKQLLMLSGYDRYYQIVKCFRDEDLRADRQPEFTQIDMELSFVDVDDVIEINEKLLQKMFKEVLNVDITLPIERLTYEDAMNRFGSDKPDTRFGFELVDLTEVLKDCEFKVFKSAIESGGSVRAINAKGCGDFPRRTIDALGEYAMTFGAKGMAWIVINEDGSYKSVITKFLKDEEIQNIVKSVDGQPGDLILFAADKNDIVYDVLGNLRLEIARRLEILNKDEFKFVWVTEFPLLEWAPEQKRYVAKHHPFTMPMEEDLHLLETDPGKVRAKAYDIVLNGTEIGGGSIRIYQKDVQEKMFECLGFTKEEAYERFGFLLNAFKYGVPPHGGLAYGLDRILMLMTGSDSIRDVIAFPKIKDASCPMTEAPGTVEGKQLEELSLKIDMIEID; encoded by the coding sequence ATGGGTGAATCAATGCAAGGCTTGAAAAGAAGCCATCGTTGTACAGAATTATCAATGGAGAACATAGACCAAAAAGTTTTGGTTATGGGATGGGTACAAAAAAGAAGAGATTTAGGTGGTGTAATATTCTTAGATTTAAGAGATCGTTCTGGGGTATTACAAGTTGTTATTGACACAAGTACCATAGGTGCTGATTTATTTAAAAAAGCAGAAAAAATAAGAAGCGAATTCGTTGTAGCCATTGAAGGTGTTGTTGAAAAACGTTCAGATGAAACGATCAATAAAAATATTGCAACAGGAGAAATAGAAATAAGAGCCAATGATTTAAGATTGTTATCAGAAGCAGAAACGCCACCATTCCAAATAGAAGAAAACAGTAACGTAAAAGAAGAATTAAGATTAAAATACCGTTACTTAGACTTAAGAAGACCTGACTTACAAAGAAATCTTATAATGCGTAATGCAGTTTCAATACTTACAAGAGAATTCTTAAATCAAGAAGGCTTTTTAGAAATAGAAACACCTATGTTAACAAAAAGCACACCAGAAGGAGCAAGAGATTACTTAGTACCAAGTCGTGTACACCCAGGTAATTTTTATGCGTTACCACAATCACCACAGATTTTTAAACAATTATTAATGTTATCAGGCTATGATAGATATTATCAAATTGTAAAATGTTTTAGAGATGAAGATTTACGTGCAGATCGTCAACCAGAATTTACACAAATCGATATGGAATTATCATTTGTTGATGTAGATGATGTGATTGAGATCAATGAAAAGTTATTGCAAAAAATGTTTAAAGAAGTATTAAATGTAGATATTACCCTTCCAATTGAAAGATTAACTTATGAAGACGCTATGAATCGTTTTGGTTCAGACAAACCTGATACACGTTTTGGATTTGAGTTAGTGGATTTAACAGAAGTTTTAAAAGACTGTGAATTCAAAGTGTTTAAATCAGCTATTGAAAGTGGCGGCAGTGTAAGAGCTATTAATGCAAAAGGTTGTGGAGACTTCCCAAGAAGAACCATTGATGCATTAGGTGAATATGCAATGACTTTTGGTGCAAAAGGAATGGCTTGGATTGTTATCAATGAAGATGGCAGTTATAAATCTGTTATAACAAAATTCTTAAAAGATGAAGAAATACAAAATATAGTAAAATCAGTAGATGGTCAACCAGGGGACTTAATATTATTTGCAGCTGATAAAAATGATATTGTATACGATGTTCTTGGTAATCTAAGATTAGAAATAGCAAGAAGACTTGAAATTCTTAATAAAGATGAATTTAAATTTGTATGGGTAACAGAATTCCCATTACTTGAATGGGCACCAGAGCAAAAAAGATATGTAGCAAAACATCACCCATTTACAATGCCGATGGAAGAAGATTTACACTTGTTAGAAACTGATCCAGGAAAAGTAAGAGCTAAAGCTTATGATATCGTATTAAACGGTACAGAAATTGGTGGAGGAAGTATAAGAATCTATCAAAAAGATGTACAAGAGAAAATGTTTGAATGCTTAGGATTCACGAAAGAAGAAGCATATGAAAGATTTGGATTCTTATTAAATGCCTTCAAATATGGAGTTCCACCACATGGTGGCTTAGCTTATGGTCTAGATCGTATTCTTATGTTAATGACAGGCTCAGATAGTATTAGAGACGTCATTGCATTCCCTAAAATCAAAGATGCGTCTTGCCCAATGACAGAGGCACCAGGTACTGTAGAAGGGAAGCAATTAGAAGAGTTAAGTTTAAAAATTGATATGATAGAAATAGATTAA
- a CDS encoding SoxR reducing system RseC family protein, whose translation MEEVGVVVAEKGKFIVVKMERKEACSTCGACSLGREDKEMVLEAENRCYAKVGDLVSVQLTQEKFLSAVLIMYTIPLISLLAGLGVGYLIGFVFDIGMVEFISVILGFIFLVISYIVIRKNEEKFQQKKFRPQVTNVIKQD comes from the coding sequence GTGGAAGAAGTAGGTGTAGTTGTAGCAGAAAAAGGAAAATTCATAGTAGTTAAAATGGAAAGAAAAGAAGCCTGCTCTACCTGTGGTGCTTGTTCATTAGGAAGAGAAGACAAGGAAATGGTTTTAGAGGCAGAAAATAGATGTTATGCAAAAGTAGGAGATTTGGTTTCTGTACAATTAACTCAAGAAAAGTTTTTAAGTGCAGTATTGATAATGTACACAATACCGCTAATTTCGTTATTAGCTGGTTTAGGTGTTGGATACTTAATTGGATTTGTATTTGATATAGGGATGGTTGAATTTATTAGTGTGATTTTAGGATTCATCTTTTTAGTTATATCGTATATTGTTATTCGTAAAAACGAAGAAAAATTTCAACAAAAAAAATTCAGACCTCAAGTTACTAATGTTATAAAGCAAGATTAA
- a CDS encoding radical SAM/SPASM domain-containing protein, giving the protein MIINPYDNILGKSKSILESRYPTALERYIMPTSVYCFDRLFIRKNRKKAIEYLKQKEFPLFKTIEIETINRCNGTCSFCPVNKNADPRPLKLMDELLFISIMKELRGLNYSGSIGLYSNNEPLLDKRLTHFLQIAKSFVPNAKLYLFTNGSLLTIEKYKELMKYLDWITIDNYNDRLTLNEATKKVYQYAISTPHKAKTHIYLRKENEILTNRSGQANNRSKNNIGLKSVCMYPFEQAVIRPDGKMSLCCNDATGKVTMGDLTQQSLYEIWHSKIYNTIRYNLLEDRKKNHLCNQCDIVTAKLDVGSNFKVKNIIKMFKV; this is encoded by the coding sequence ATGATAATAAACCCATATGATAACATTCTCGGAAAATCAAAATCCATCTTAGAAAGTAGATATCCAACCGCTTTAGAAAGATATATTATGCCAACGAGTGTTTATTGTTTTGATAGATTATTTATAAGAAAGAACCGTAAAAAAGCGATTGAATACTTAAAACAAAAAGAATTTCCTTTATTTAAAACCATTGAAATAGAAACTATTAATAGGTGTAATGGGACATGTTCTTTTTGCCCAGTAAATAAAAATGCTGATCCAAGACCATTAAAATTAATGGATGAATTATTGTTTATATCCATAATGAAAGAGTTAAGAGGCTTAAATTATTCTGGAAGTATAGGATTATACTCAAACAATGAACCATTATTAGATAAGAGACTTACACACTTCTTGCAGATTGCTAAAAGTTTTGTACCTAATGCTAAATTGTATTTATTTACCAATGGTAGCTTGTTAACCATTGAAAAGTACAAAGAATTGATGAAATACCTTGATTGGATAACCATCGACAACTATAATGATCGTCTAACATTAAATGAAGCAACAAAAAAAGTATATCAATATGCTATTAGTACACCACATAAAGCCAAAACTCATATTTATCTTAGAAAAGAAAATGAAATATTAACCAATCGAAGTGGGCAGGCTAATAATCGAAGTAAAAATAATATTGGTTTAAAATCAGTATGTATGTACCCTTTTGAACAAGCAGTTATTCGTCCTGACGGTAAGATGAGTTTGTGTTGTAATGATGCCACAGGTAAAGTGACTATGGGAGATTTAACTCAACAATCTTTATACGAGATATGGCATAGTAAAATATACAATACCATTCGGTACAATTTATTAGAAGATAGGAAAAAGAATCATTTATGTAACCAATGTGACATAGTAACGGCAAAGTTAGACGTAGGTTCTAATTTCAAAGTGAAAAATATAATTAAAATGTTTAAGGTATAG
- the rmuC gene encoding DNA recombination protein RmuC has translation MELILLSILILLTLINLILVYKNLTQNSQSNNDQQTILYLDKELSRLENSFKNEFNRNRDEIHRNGLESRTELSNSLKGFQESVLQRMMEIANLQKGQLDTFSNQLTSLTRMNEEKLEKMSQIIEARLTNVQEQINNNAKENREEVSKSLKSFEEIFTSDINKFSELQNQKFSELSNKQNELIDKTEAKLDKMREIVEGKLTSLQADNNKQLEKMRETVDEKLHKTLETRLGQSFKMVSDKLEQVHKGLGEMQSLANGVGDLKKVLSNVKTKGVLGEYQLENILEQILTQEQYGKNVKTKEGSNAIVEFAVKLPGRHDNNKAVWLPMDSKFPTEAYHLLIDAYDQGNTVLIEETKKQLANTIKTFAKDIRDKYIDPPNTTDFGIMFLPFEGLYAEVLRLGLFETLQREYKIIITGPTTISALLNSLQMGFKTLAIEKRSSEVWQVLGAVKAEFSKFGEVLEKTQKKLNEASSVIEKAGVRTRAIERKLRDVEELPQEQAMDYLEDNIV, from the coding sequence ATGGAACTTATATTATTGAGTATATTAATACTATTAACCCTTATAAACTTAATATTGGTTTATAAAAATTTAACCCAAAATAGCCAATCCAATAATGACCAACAAACCATTTTGTATTTGGATAAAGAATTATCAAGACTAGAAAATTCTTTTAAAAATGAGTTCAATAGAAATAGGGATGAAATACATAGAAATGGCTTAGAAAGCAGAACTGAGTTAAGCAATTCATTAAAGGGGTTTCAAGAGTCTGTTTTACAAAGAATGATGGAAATTGCCAATTTACAAAAAGGACAGCTGGATACTTTCTCTAATCAATTGACCTCACTAACGAGAATGAATGAAGAAAAGCTGGAGAAAATGTCTCAGATTATAGAGGCAAGATTAACCAATGTACAAGAACAGATTAATAATAATGCTAAGGAAAATCGTGAAGAAGTAAGTAAATCTCTAAAATCATTTGAAGAAATATTTACATCGGATATCAATAAATTTAGCGAATTACAGAATCAAAAGTTTAGTGAATTAAGCAACAAGCAAAATGAATTAATCGATAAAACAGAAGCCAAATTAGATAAAATGAGAGAAATTGTTGAAGGTAAATTAACATCTCTACAAGCAGACAACAACAAACAACTTGAAAAAATGCGTGAAACCGTTGATGAAAAACTACATAAAACATTGGAAACAAGATTAGGACAATCCTTTAAAATGGTTAGTGATAAATTAGAACAAGTTCACAAAGGTCTTGGTGAAATGCAAAGTCTTGCCAATGGTGTTGGTGACCTTAAAAAAGTACTGTCGAATGTAAAAACAAAAGGGGTACTTGGAGAATATCAATTAGAAAATATCCTAGAACAAATATTAACACAAGAGCAATATGGAAAAAATGTAAAAACCAAAGAAGGAAGTAATGCCATTGTTGAATTTGCAGTAAAACTGCCAGGAAGACACGATAACAACAAAGCTGTATGGTTACCAATGGACTCAAAATTCCCAACAGAAGCCTATCATCTGTTAATTGATGCTTATGATCAAGGCAATACAGTTTTAATAGAAGAAACAAAAAAACAATTAGCCAATACAATAAAAACATTTGCCAAAGACATAAGGGACAAGTATATAGATCCGCCAAACACAACAGACTTTGGTATTATGTTCTTACCATTTGAAGGGCTATATGCAGAGGTATTAAGATTAGGTTTATTCGAAACATTACAAAGAGAATACAAAATCATAATAACAGGACCAACAACAATATCAGCATTACTAAACAGTTTACAAATGGGCTTTAAAACATTAGCCATAGAAAAACGATCCAGTGAAGTATGGCAAGTACTAGGGGCAGTTAAAGCAGAGTTTAGTAAATTTGGTGAAGTCCTAGAAAAAACTCAAAAGAAACTAAACGAAGCAAGTAGCGTTATAGAAAAAGCAGGCGTAAGAACAAGAGCCATAGAAAGAAAACTAAGAGATGTAGAAGAATTACCACAAGAACAAGCAATGGATTATCTAGAGGATAATATAGTATAA
- a CDS encoding threonine/serine exporter family protein, whose protein sequence is MIVQVVSAFFATYFFAIIFNISKKHLIPCGITGAIGWGVYFICMNFSLTVVVSSFFGALTVAFTAHILAKKKKTPVTVFLISGIIPLVPGAGMYRTVFYIITDDFTMSTQYGLETLQIAGVIAIAIILLDTFNKIIVVKR, encoded by the coding sequence ATGATTGTTCAAGTTGTTTCTGCTTTTTTTGCCACTTATTTTTTTGCTATTATTTTTAATATCTCTAAAAAACATTTAATTCCTTGTGGTATTACTGGAGCAATTGGATGGGGTGTTTATTTTATTTGTATGAATTTTTCCCTCACCGTTGTTGTATCTTCTTTTTTTGGTGCATTGACAGTTGCTTTTACTGCACATATTCTTGCTAAAAAAAAGAAAACCCCTGTAACGGTTTTCTTAATTTCTGGAATTATTCCTTTGGTTCCAGGTGCTGGGATGTATCGAACTGTTTTTTATATCATTACTGATGATTTTACAATGTCTACCCAATATGGGTTAGAGACTTTACAAATTGCTGGGGTGATTGCAATTGCAATCATATTGTTGGATACTTTTAATAAGATTATTGTTGTTAAAAGATAG